The following DNA comes from Kitasatospora sp. NBC_01287.
GGCCGCCCTTGTTGGCGCCCTCGCCGGCTGCGGCGAGTTCGGCGACGCCGAACGGATCACCGACGCGATCACCGCCCCGCGCGAGCGCGGCTGGGCCGTGGCAGCCACCGCGGTGCGGCGGGCCGCGACCGACCGACCGCGCGCGGTCGCCCTGCTGGAGGCGGTGGGATACCCGAGTGCGGACCCCGGCGTGCCCGCCTTCGCGGACCCTGGTGCGGCGGGCGAGGTGCTGGCGCGCCTGGGGTTCACCGAACAGGCCAGGGCCCTCGCCGAGCAGCGGCAGCAAGCCGAGTTGCCGATCGCCGCCGCCCTCCACGAGGCCCGGGCGACGGCCGAGGCACGAGCCCTGGCCGATCGATGGCAGCGGCGCCTGGCGGACAAGAGCCTCGACGAGCGCCACAACATCGTCCACCTTCGCCTCCACCTCAATCTGCAACTCATCGCGGACCTCGGGACGGTGCTGCCCGACCGGCTTCCGGACTGGCTCGACACCCTGTCGCTGCTGGCTCCGGGCCCGCGCGAGCAACACCTGCACGAGCGGGACACCTTGGCGCTGCTCGGCCTGCTGCTCCGCGAGCGTGATGCCGGCTGGTCACACCAGCTCTTCAGCGCCTCGTCGAACGCGACGCCGCTCGAACTCCTGGCACCCGACCAGATCGCGATCTGCGCCATCGTCTACGACGCCTACCCCGAGCCCACACTCTTCGAGGAGGCGGTTGACGCCCTCCTGCACGACGGCGCCGGCCTCAGCGCGGTCGCGACCCGCCTCGCCGCCCTGCCCGCCCCAGCCCTGCGCACGCCCCTCGACCCGGAGGCCGGCCAACTCGCCATCGCCCTCGCCTGCGCGGCGATCGCCACCCCGCCCCCCGCCCCCACCCCCGCCCGCCTCGCCCGCGCCCACACCCTCCTCGCCGCCGCCCTGCGCACCGACGGCTGGCGCCACGCCCTCCCCGCCCTCGCCGAACTGGCCCCGGACGCGGTCCGGGCAGTGCGGGACGTCGTCCTCGCGCAGCTGGAGCCGGGCGGGCCTGGCCGCTGACGCGGCTGTGTGACGAGCCGCCACCAGGATCGTTGACCGTGCCACCGGACGACTCCTCCGGTGGCGCGGTCACAGGGTGGCGGGCGAGGCGAGTCGGTCCGCGAGGTCGAGGAGCTCCGGCAGCCGCAGGACCCGGCCGCTGTGGCCGGGGAGCGGGACGTGCAGGGGCTCGGTCCAGTGGGCGGGGACGGCGGAGAGGCCATAAATCGCGCCGGCGAGGCCACCCGTGACGGCGGCAACGGTGTCGGTGTCACCACCGAGGTCGATGGCGGCACGTACGGCCGCCTCGTAGCCGCTGGTGGTGCGCACGGCCCAGACTGCGGAGCCCAGGCAGGGCCAGACGGCACCGTTGAACTCGGTGGCATCCTCCGGGCGCCAGCCGGGCGCGAGGACGCGGACGTAGCGCTCGCGCTGGTGCGGGTCGACGAGGGTGAGGATCTCCGGGAGGGCGGCCAGCGGATCGTCGCCGACCAAGGCGAGGCGGACCAGCTCGTGGAAGATCGCGGTGCCCTCCCAGGCGGCGGCGTCGCCATGGGTCAGGGCGGCGATCCGGCGGGCGGCGGCCATCGTCACCTCGCGTCCGCCGGGGGCGAAGTACACGGCCGAGGTCGCGGCCCGCATCAGCGAACCGTTCCCGGCGGCGCGCAGGTTGACCTGGAAGTGCCCGGCCGCGGCCTGGTCCCACGGCATGCCGTTGGTCAGCACGTCCTCGGTCTGCAGCCCGATGTCCTTGGGTTCGGCCGCAGCCCAGCGCTGGAACCGGGCGAAGATGTCCGGCAGGTTCAGCCCGCGATGCTCCAGCAGGGACTCGGCGACCATGACGGCCATCTGCGTGTCGTCGGTGGCCTCACCGGCCTCCCAGCCGCCGCCCCCACACATCTCGCCACCTGATGTGGAAAGGGGGAAGCGGGCTGAGAACACTCCGGGCGCGCCGAACTCGAACGGGGCACCCAGTGCGTCCCCTACCGCTGAACCGACCACCGCTCCGGCCGCACACTGCTCGCTCACCATGGCGTCAGGCTAGCGGGATGCACCATCAGCGGGCCGCCGAGTTGTCGTCGCTTGGGGACCCTGTACATGGAGACCCCTGCGGAGACGGCCGGGTATACGATCACGTTCGACTCGCTTCGATCGCGCCGAGGCGTGGCAGGCGTTCGTGGCCGGCGTGCGGGCGGGGGAGTTCGCGGGCGGTCGCTGAGGCCGGACGTCGTGGGTGGCGGCAGCGCTGCGGTGCGGGCTGTCGCCGCGCGCGCTCACGGTCGTCGCGTGAAGACGGCGAGGTCGCGGTTGAAGGCGGCGACCAGGTGGCCCGAGTCGGTGAGCGCCAGGGCCGCGCAGGGAGAGGGCAGGTGGAGGACGGCGGTGCAGGTGCGGCCGGCCAGGTCCCACACGCGCAGTGATCCGTCGAATCCGGCGGTGACGGCGGTGGGACGGCCGTCGAGGACGCCGCAGGCCACCGCGCCTACGCCACTGGTGTGACCACGGAGCTCACCGAGTCGGCGTCCCGGGGCGGTCCCAGGCGGGCTCGTTCTTGTGGTGGGCGACGGCCGTGGCGATCAGGAACCGGCGCGGTGGCGCCTCAAGCATCGGCCGGGCTGTCGGCTGGGCCATCGGCCAGGTCACCGTTCAGGCCCCGCGCGATGGCGGCGCCGGTGAGCCGGTCAGTGAGGTAGGCGGTGGCGTCGTGCGCGTGGCTGCCGTTGTGGACCAGCGCGGATGCGACCCGCTCGCCGAAGGCAGGGCGCAGGTCCTTCACCAGCGCCACCACGTCGCCCGCGTCCGCCACGTTCGTCCACGCCGCCACACCCGGCCAGCCGCCGGGCTTCGGCTCCAGCCGATCGAAGATCATCGGGATGCCGAGCGGCGAGCCCAGCGTCACCAGCGCCCGCACCCCGTGCCCCGGCAGCGCGCAGAGCGCCTCGTAGGCGACCACCGAACCGAGCGAGTGCCCCACCACCACCCGGGTTTCCTAAGAACCGCGACCCCGACAGCGCCCGCAGCGCCGCCTGCGCCGAACGCGGCGCCCGCGCCAACGTCTCGGCGCCCGGCGGCGCCACTCGCTCGTCCACCTCGGCGGCGGCCTGCCACCAGGCCAGCAGCAGGTCCCGCTCAAGGCCCTCGGTCACGTCGGCAGCGGTGTGGCGCGCGTCGCCGGCCGCGAGTAGGGCACCCGGCGGACGGAACAGGTCGCCGTAGAAGCCCATCGCGAACGCCGCCGCGCCCCCGGCCGGCTCGGGCCCGCCTGCCCGGCGCAGGCCGTCCAGCAGTGCCGGGCGCCAGCGTTCCAGCAGGCTCTGCTCACCGAGCAGTTGCTGTCCGATCCCGTGCACCGCCACCACCTGCGCCATGACGTGCATCCCTCCCCGCGCCTCGCACCCCGAGCCCGTCGGGCCAACGAATCTGTACGGCCGCGCGCGCCGCGATCGCTGCCGGTCGGCGGAATCCTGCGCGGGTGGAGGAGTTGGAGACGGGCGTCAGTACTTGGGGCCGATGTGCTGGTCCATCAGGGCGATGGAGGCGCGGCGGGCGATGGAGATGTTGACGGCTCCGTTGGTGCGGCGGGCGGCTTTCCACTCGACGCCGACGGAGTCGAGGGTGTTGGTGAAGATGCCGATGATGTCGGTGGACTTGTTCGTGAAGAAGTACCGGGGATACTCGTGCCGCCGGACGACCCCGTTGACTGTACGTGTGGCCCAGTTGACGATGCGGCAGCCGTCGGAGTGGATCAGGCCGCGCAGCAGGCCCCAGGGGTGGGCGTTGACTATGTCCTGCTGCCAGGGTTCGAGGATGATCGGCCGCTCGAATTTCTTGCCAGGGCCGTGTTGAGGGAAGAGGCAGGTGAGGTGCTGCGAGTAGACCTTGACGTCCTTGCAGCCAGTGCGGCGGACCCGGCAGGGGGTGTTGGTCGGAAGGACGTCGCGCATGGCTTGCTCGACCGAATCCATGACGCCGGGCCACTTGTTGTCGCAGGTGATGGCGAGATTGTGCGTCCGGTGCTGCTTCGGGTGGACGATGTGGCCGTCTCCCAGATAGAGCCCCAGGAGGTAGGAGTATGCGGGGGCATTGAGCTCGTCGCCGTAGCAGTGGGGACAGATCGACCGCTTGCGGCCCGGAAGCTCACCCCGCTCCGCCCGGTCGTAGTGCTTCCAGGCGCCGACCGTTCCTCTGGGCACCGCGAGCATCCGCGCGACTTCGACGTTGGACTTTCCGGCGCGAAGGAGAAGAAGCGCCTGGCTGCGGACTGAACGGGTCGTCATGGCCGCCAGGTTGCGCCTGGCGGTAGGGAAACGGTATGCCCGAGGTCAGAAATCACTCATCGTGATGAATTGCTGATCTCCGGAAATAAACCAGAAATCAAAGGTGAAACTAGGTGCCGGGTGTGGGATTCGAACCCACACGCCCTTTCGAGCAATCGCTTTTGAGGCGATCATGTCTGCCCTTCCATCAACCCGGCTAGGTTGCGCTCGTGAAGGATACCCTGTGGGCGGTCTTCGGCGCAGCTAGGTACCCTCGTGCATGCACCCCCCGCCGGAACGAGGAGTCCCGTGAGCACCGCCGACGAGCAGCCCCAGGCGCTTGAGACCGACTCGCCCCAGATCACCCGGATTGTCATCGCCGAGGACGAGGCCCTGATCCGGCTCGACCTCAAGGAGATGCTGGAGGAGGAGGGCTACACCGTCGTCGGCGAGGCCGGGGACGGGGAGACCGCGGTGCGGCTGGTCGAGGAGCTCAAGCCGGACCTGGCGATCCTGGACGTCAAGATGCCGATCCTGGACGGCCTCTCGGCGGCCGAGCGGATCCACGAGGCGCACCTGGCCCCGGTGCTGATGCTGACGGCGTTCTCGCAGCGCGAGTTGGTGGACCGGGCGCGCGATGCCGGGGCGATGGCGTACATCGTGAAGCCGTTCTCCAAGAGCGACCTGGTGCCCGCGATCGAGATGGCGGTCTCGCGCTACACCGAGATGCGCGCGCTCGAAGGGGAGATCGCGGACCTGACCCTGCGCCTGGAGACCCGCAAGCTGGTGGACCGGGCGAAGAGCGTGCTGCAGACGAAGTTCGGGCTGAACGAGCCGGCCGCCTTCCGGTGGATCCAGAAGACCTCGATGGACCGGCGGATGACGATGGCCGCCGTCGCCGAGGCCGTGATCGAGGAGGGCGAGGCGCAGGACCGCAAGAAGGCCGCGCCCGGCGCCGAGGCCTGAGTGACGCGGCGCGCCGGGCGCTGAGCGGCGGGGGTCCGGTGCTCAGCGCCCGGCGCGGGCGAGTTCGGCGGTCTCAATCCTCGCCGAGGTACGACTTGCGCACCGACTCGTCG
Coding sequences within:
- a CDS encoding ANTAR domain-containing response regulator, yielding MSTADEQPQALETDSPQITRIVIAEDEALIRLDLKEMLEEEGYTVVGEAGDGETAVRLVEELKPDLAILDVKMPILDGLSAAERIHEAHLAPVLMLTAFSQRELVDRARDAGAMAYIVKPFSKSDLVPAIEMAVSRYTEMRALEGEIADLTLRLETRKLVDRAKSVLQTKFGLNEPAAFRWIQKTSMDRRMTMAAVAEAVIEEGEAQDRKKAAPGAEA
- a CDS encoding helix-turn-helix domain-containing protein produces the protein MTTRSVRSQALLLLRAGKSNVEVARMLAVPRGTVGAWKHYDRAERGELPGRKRSICPHCYGDELNAPAYSYLLGLYLGDGHIVHPKQHRTHNLAITCDNKWPGVMDSVEQAMRDVLPTNTPCRVRRTGCKDVKVYSQHLTCLFPQHGPGKKFERPIILEPWQQDIVNAHPWGLLRGLIHSDGCRIVNWATRTVNGVVRRHEYPRYFFTNKSTDIIGIFTNTLDSVGVEWKAARRTNGAVNISIARRASIALMDQHIGPKY
- a CDS encoding ADP-ribosylglycohydrolase family protein; amino-acid sequence: MVSEQCAAGAVVGSAVGDALGAPFEFGAPGVFSARFPLSTSGGEMCGGGGWEAGEATDDTQMAVMVAESLLEHRGLNLPDIFARFQRWAAAEPKDIGLQTEDVLTNGMPWDQAAAGHFQVNLRAAGNGSLMRAATSAVYFAPGGREVTMAAARRIAALTHGDAAAWEGTAIFHELVRLALVGDDPLAALPEILTLVDPHQRERYVRVLAPGWRPEDATEFNGAVWPCLGSAVWAVRTTSGYEAAVRAAIDLGGDTDTVAAVTGGLAGAIYGLSAVPAHWTEPLHVPLPGHSGRVLRLPELLDLADRLASPATL